In Panacibacter microcysteis, the genomic stretch AGCGCAGGTAGATAAGTACATTCATACCTGTTCGCTGGTTACAACTTTCGAGCCTTACATAGAACTGGCTGAAATGCTTAACAGGCTTACACCCGGTGATTTTCCTAAAAAAACATTGTTGTGCAATACCGGTACCGAAGCAGTGGAGAATGCAGTAATGCTGGCAAAATATTATACCAAAAGGCCTGCTGTTATCTGCTTCGAAGGTGCTTACCATGGCAGGAGCATGCTTACCTTATCATTAACGAGTAAATACAGTTTATTCAAGAAAGGCTTTGGTTCTTTCGCCAGTGATGTTTACCGTCTTCCTGTGCCCAATCTTTACCGCACACCCGCCGGTATGTCGGAGCAGGAATACCTTTCCTGGTGCATCAACAACCTCGAGCATGCTTTCATTGCACAGGTAGAGCCGGAATCAGTAGCCGCAATTATTATAGAGCCGGTGCTCGGCGAAGGCGGCTTTATACAAATGCCTGCGCCGTTTATGCGTAAGATCCGTGAGTTGTGCGATAAGTATGGCATAGTAATGATTGCCGATGAAATACAAAGTGGCAGCGGCCGCACCGGCCAGTTGTTTGCCATAGAACATACCGGCGTGGTGCCCGATGTAATAACAGTGGCAAAATCGCTTGGTGCAGGCATGCCCATAAGCGCCGTTGTAGGTAAGGCAGCCATTATGGACTGCACACACCTGGGTGGTGTAGGTGGTACGTATGGCGGTAGCCCGGTAGCAGCAGCGGCAGCCATCGAAGCGTTGAAAATATTAAGTTCGCAGGAGTTTCTCGATCGTGCCACACATGTCGGCCATCTTATACAAAATGTTATAGATAGCTGGGTAAGCAAATACGCATACGTTGGTACCACACGTTCTACCGGTGCTATGAGTATTGTGGAATTTGCAAAAGATAAAAACACAAAAGAGCCGGATATGGAGTTGCCGCTCGAAGTGTTGAAAGACGCTGTGGCACACGGTATCATCTTAATACGCGCCGGCCTGTACAGCAATTGTATTCGCCTGTTGCCACCCATTGCAATGACAGACGATCAATTGCTCGAAGGTTTACAGGTATTGGAAGATGCCATACAAAGGGCTCATGAAAAAAGAGGAAAATAAGCAGTTGGTCAGCAGAGGTTTTTCATGGCATCGCCTGTTGTGTCACTCACTTGTGCGTTCCGTTTTTATGGCAACTGTGGCGATCTTTTTTACCTGGAGTGGTTAACAGACCAACCAGCAATGCCAGCACGAATTAAAATATCAAATACCAAATACCCGATCTTTCATGGAAGTAAAAATAGCCGGAACAGCAGCAGACATCAGCAAGTGTTGGGATGTTTTGCTGGTGCTAAGACCACACCTGGAAAAAGAAAAGTTTGTAGATACTGTTCTCGAAATGATGTCAGAAGGTTACCAGCTTGCCTATATTGAAGAAGATGGAAAAGCCGCATCTGCTATCGGTTTTCGTTACCAGCAATTCCTGTACATTGGAAAGCATTTTTATATAGACGACCTCGTCTCTTTGCCTGAAACAAGAGGCAAGGGATATGCGGGCAGACTGCTCGATTATGTGCATGATCTTGCAAGGGAAAAAGGTTATCGGTATGTGGCGCTGGACTCAGGTCATCACCGCTTTAATGCGCATCGTTTATATCTTAACAAGGGTTACAACATTACGGCACACCATTTTGTCAAGCAGTTATAATGGCAGACATTATTGTTTATAATTCAAACATACTTACGCAGGATAAGTTATTGCCGCTGGCACAGGCTTTTGCTGTAGCCGGCGGAAAGTTTATTGCCGTAGGCAATAATGAACCGGTGCTTGCTTTGCAACAACCGCATACAAAGCTGGTGGATGCAGCAAACAGAACCGTGTTGCCCGGTTTTACAGATGCGCATATCCACATCTGGAAAGTCGGCAACCTGAAAACATTTTTGCTGGATGTAAGAGGCGTAACAAGCATTGCAGCATTACAGGACAAGCTTTCGGACTTTATAAAAAATAATCCCGGCAACGGCTGGATACAGGCCAGGGGATTCAATGAAGCGAACATGCAGGAAAAACGTTTGCCTGTAAAAGAAGACCTGGATGCTGTAAGTGAAGACAGGCCTGTATGGCTGATACGCACCTGCGCACACATTGGCATTGCCAATAGTAAAGCAATTGCACTAAGCGGTATAGATGCAACAACACACATACCAGCCGGTGGTGAAATGCGCACCGGCAATGATGGAAAGCCAAACGGTATATTTACCGAAACGGCACTCGGTTTAATAGCCAATAAGATTCCACCTTATACAGCAGATGATTATGCCGTCATGATAAGAGCAGCGGAAAAAGAAATGCTGCAATATGGTATTACCGCCGCAACAGACCCGGCTGTAATGTCCGATCTGCTGGAATGTTACCACACCATGCACAACCATGGTCAACTGAAAATACGCATCAATGCGTTGCCGGTTCGTGTACCTGATGGCAGTGAAACCAGCCTGCCAATACCCGCCCGTTTTCTTTCTGACCAACTGCAGGTGCATACCGTAAAATTTTTTGCAGACGGCGGCCTAAGCGGTATGACCGCCGCAATGACACAACCATACCAAAACAGCACGTCTTACGGGGTGCTTCGCTTAACGCCTGACTTCTTTTACCCGCTTGCCAAAGAAGCGGCAGGAAAGGGTTTTGGTATTGCAACACATGCCATTGGCGACAAAGCAATTGATGTGGTGCTGGAGGTGTATGCACAGATCAGAACCGCATACCCGGAAATACTGTTGCGCATAGAGCACCTGGGCCTGCCATCTGGTGCACAGCTAGCTCTTATGAAGAAGCTTAATGTTCACTGTGTTTCCCAAAGTATTTTCTTAAAAGAACTGGGTAAAAACTTTGCTTTATATCTCGAAGCGGAAAGGCTGAACAGGATATACCCTTACAGGCGTGTTTTGGATGCAGGCATTACGCTTGCGCTTTCCAGCGATGCGCCGGTAGTGAAAGATTTCAATCCCGTTACCGGCATACGCGCAGCATTATGTAGAAAAGATGCGGAGGGAAACACCATTGGCCCCCGGGAAGCCATTACGCAAAATGAAGCACTGTATGCATATACCATGGGTGGCGCCATTGCCAACGGTACTTCGGATTTCAATGGCAGTATCAGCGTTGGAAAAGTTGCTGATTTTATTGTTTTGAACAGATTAATCAGGAGTGACGAAGACTTTGCAACGGAAAATGATCTTCATGTAAGCGCCACTTTTATCAATGGCGTTGAAGTTTTTTCCAGGTAAGCTGGTCGTTGTAGCATTGTGAAGACGGCACCGCAGACCGCAGCCGCCATGAAAAGTTACAGCTGAACGGATTGCGACGCAAGGGACGATGCCATAAAAAACTACTGCCGGTATCATGATATTATTGTGCGGCTTAATGATTTCTGCCGGTCAGCCGACGGATCGTAAAACCGTTTCTTTTGCAAATAAATCAATGCCCCTGGAAACCCTGTGCTTCGCTGCCTGAACCGGCTATCACGTTCCTCAGCTCAGGATGTGCTTTCTTTTCTTTTGTAAGCACCTTGTAGATGATTACAATACTCAGCAACATACAAGACGCACCGATGAGAAAGTGCATGCCCGGGAAATAAAAAGGGGCTTCTTTGGTGGTGAAATAACTGAAGGTCATCGTCATCAGCGGAGGGCCGATGATCGTTGTTAAACTCATTAAACTGGTAAGTGCTCCCTGTAGTTCGCCCTGCTGGTTAGGTGATACATGGCCTGCGATAACAGATTGCAAGGACGGGCCGCAAATACCACCGAGGCAATAGGGAATGAGAAATACAAACATCATCCACGATTGCGATGCGAATGCAAACAATACCAGCCCGATGGTATATAGTGTAAGACCCAGGTAAATGCTTTTTTCGTTGCCAATCTTCGGGTTTACCACGCGTGTAAGACCAGCCTGCACACCGCCTACCAATACACCCACAACGGCCAGTGATATACCAACCATTTTTTCGCTCCAACCAAAACGATAGATGGTAAAAAAGTTCCAGTTGGCCTGTATAGACTGAGCGCCAAGATATATCAGGAAGAAGCCGATGGCAAGGCCGCCGATCTCCGGGTGGCGTGTGAGAAATTTGAGCGAACCAAAGGGGTTGGCACGCTTCCAGTCGAATGATCTGCGGTTCTCCGGGCTCAGTGATTCGGGTAAAAAGAAATAGCCGTAAATACAGTTGAGTAAACACAATGTGGCTGCTGCATAAAACGGTGCACGTATGCCCCAGTTTGCAAGCAGCCCGCCAAGCGCAGGCCCCAGCACAAAACCAAGCCCAAAAGCTGCACCAATTAAACCAAAGTTTTTGGCGCGTTCTGTTTCGTTGGTGCTTACATCTGCTATATACGCTGTTGCAGTAGTAAAACTGGCGCCGGTGATACCAGCGATAATACGCCCAATGAAAAGCCATTCATATGCTGGTGCTATGGCCAGTATAATGTAGTCTATACCAAAACCCAGTAATGAAATGAGTAAAACCGGCCGCCTGCCAAACCTGTCGCTCAGGTTGCCAATTACAGGTGAGAAAAGGAACTGTGTAACTGCAAACGCTGACAACAATGCAGCACCGTAGTTGCTGGCAATATTGACAGGAATATTTTTAAGCTGTGCCACCAGGTCTGCCATTACGGGGATGATAAGCCCCCACCCCATTACATCGATCAGTAACGTGATAAAAATGAAACCAATGGCTGCTTTCTTATTCGTTGTTTGCATACGGCTCGTATAAATTGAAGCAGCAAAAATGCTGTTTATTCCCGTTACAAAAATGTTGCGGGAAAAAAATAATATCAGTCCGGTGGTATAGCCTGGCCTGGCTGCTAAAGGGTTGTGCCTTTAATGAGTATGGCAGCCTTAATGGACTGCTCTTTCAGGTGCAGGAAGTTTTTGCGGGTTTCATCGTGCATGAAACGGGTAAAGTCCTGTTCACTTTCAAAAGATACCAGGTGTATTTCGTATGGTTGCTCCATGCTGTTTTCAATATAGTCTTCCGCACCCGGCCTTACACGAAACAGGAGCCTGCCATTGTAGGTGGCAATCAATGGTATGGCAACCGCTTCAAAACGGTCGAAGACCTCTTGTTGCCCGGGGTGAATATAAATTAACTGTGTTATGTAGATCATGTGGGTGTATTGATCAATTCATGTTCCTGTATTCATTGGGTGTAACGCCTACCTTTTGCCTGAACAGCCTTGTAAAATGCTGCGGGTATTTAAAACCAAGCTCATAAGCCACCTGGCTTACAGACTTGCCTGCATCGAACACCCTTTCTTTTGCAAGATCAATGATGGTATGCTGTATATATTCCTGCGCGGTTTTACCCGTTTCCTTTTTTACAAGGTCGCCAAAATAATTGGGCGACAGATGCAATTCGCCGGCGCAGTATGCCACAGACGGCAGACCCAGTTGCTGCGGCTTGTTGGATGCATAATAATCGCGCAGTAACTGCTCAAAACTTTCCAGCACACCTTTGTTCACGTTGTCGCGGGTAATGAACTGCCGGTCGTAAAAACGCACACAGTACTGCAGCAGTAATTCAATATTGGCAGTTATGAGCGCCCTGCTGTGTTTGTCGATGGCCTGCTCCAGCTCGTAGGCGATCTTTTTTAGACAATCCACTATAATGACCGCCTCTTTGTCTGACAAATGCAAGGCCTCATTCACATGGTAGGAGAAAAAGCTGTAGGCGTGTATGTGTTTGCCCAGCGGAGTATTTACCAGCAGGTCAGGATGAAATATAAGGGCCCAGCCTTTGGTTTCGTACGGTGTTGCTTTTGGTTCTACACCCAAAATCTGCCCGGGTGCCACAAACACCAGCGTGCCCTGCTGGTAATCATAATGGCCGCGGCCATAACGTAACAATCCACATTTAAATTCTTTCAGGTATACCGCATATACCCCAAAGTTGAAGGTGGCTACCGGCATTGGTTTTGCCGCAGACAGGTCAATTACAGAAACGAGCGGGTGTAAGGTTGGTACGCCGCGCATCTCATTGTATTTTGTAACTGTATCAATTTTTACTACTGCCGCCATTGATATTATTGTTTATGTACTAAAGGTAAATATTACTATAGGGCGCACAAACTGGTTTAAATAAAAACAGTAATAATGGTACAATAATCAGTAATCTGTATACCTGCATTGTGCATACGTTGTCACAACTTTGCGCTGATAAAATGATGCATTATGGAAAAAAGAATATTGGGCGCTGGTGGATTGGAAGTATCGGCTCTTGGGCTTGGTTGTATGGGTTTAAGTTTTGGCTATGGGCCGGCAACAGAGAAAAAGGAAGCGATAAAATTGTTACGGGCCGCTTATGATAAGGGTATTACCTTTTTTGATACCGCAGAAGCTTATGGCCCTTATGACAATGAGATGCTACTCGGCGAAGCCTTTGCAGGTAACCGGGATAAGGTAGTGATTGCAACAAAATTTGGTTTTAAAAATGGTAAAACCACAGAGGGCCTGGATAGCCGCCCGGAAAACATCAGGGCCGTGGCAGAAGCTTCACTTAAAAGGCTGCAGACAGATTACATCGACTTGTTTTACCAGCACCGCACAGACCCCAACGTACCTATAGAAGATGTGGCGGGCACCGTACAGGATCTTATCAAAGAAGGTAAAGTAAAACATTTCGGCATGAGTGAGGCGGGTGCTGCAACCATTCGCAAAGCACATGCGGTGCAGCCGGTTGCCGCTTTGCAGAGTGAATACTCTATGTTTTACCGCGAGCCGGAAAAAGAGATCATTCCCCTGCTCGAAGAACTCGGTATTGGTTTTGTGCCATTCAGCCCGCTCGGTAAGGGTTTTCTTACAGGAGCCATCGATGCCAATACACAATTCGACAAGAACGATTTCAGGAACATTGTACCAAGATTTACAGAAGAGAACCGCAAAGCAAACCAGTCTCTGGTAAATCTCCTAAAACAGATTGCCGCAGCACTACAAGCCACACCTGCACAAATAGCGCTGGCATGGCTGCTGGCGCAAAAGCCATGGATCGTTCCTATACCAGGCACAACCAAAATGCACAGGCTCGAAGAAAACATTGGTGCGGCCAGCCTGCAGCCTGGCAGCAGTGATCTTGCCAACATCAACAGTGCGCTCGAAGAAATAAAGATTGTGGGCGAAAGATACCCCGCACATCTTGCAGCCATTACCGGTAAGTAACATATAAAACTACACAGCCTGCAACAACACGTAAGCGTGTGTTGCAGGCTGTTTTTATTGCAGCGTTTGGTAAACCGGTTTGTTGTCAAAATCCGCAAAGCAGCACATTCAGATTAATGTGATTTTGTAAAACCTGGCCGCGTTATAGCCTAACTGTGCAGGTACCTGTTGGGAACGTTAGCAGGAGAATAATCAATTCCATACCTGGCTATTAATAACAGCGACACAATTTCATAGATCTGTTTCTCCGTTCGCTGAAACTGCCGCAGCAAACCCATCATCGCATAGCTCAGTGGGTTTACACCGGGAATAAAAGTTTCCCAGTCGTAGCCTTTACCCCAGGTAAGACCTTTTACTTCTACAGAAAGGTCTGCATTCAGTGCCAGCAGCCACTTCAGCATATCTATACTTTTGTTCGCATCCTGGTTTACGGTGTGGAAAACAGGTGTTTGCCCGCCAAAACCATGTTCATCTAACCCGGCTTTCTCATTGATGTCTGCGCCGTGCCGCAACAATACATTGGCGCATGCCAGGTGGTTGTATTCTGCACAAATGTGTAACAGTGATACTTCATATAGCGGCGTAAAAACGCAGTCGAAAGAATATCTTTTTGTAAGTGCCCGTTTATCCGCTGTTAAAAGAGTGTCCAGCAGGTCAGCATTATCAGACAATACAGCCAGTAAAACCTTGTCTTCTACCTGCACATCAAAGTCAATAAAAACCTGTATACATCTTTTAAACAGTGGCCCGCGGCTGTACATATTGACCAGGCCATAGATCAGCGGTTTACCATTTACCACTGTATCCGGATCTACACCATTTTTGAAACATTCCCTGATGCCGTCGGCGGCATGCAGTTCAAAGTCTGTAAATATTTTTTGCAGGTAATCCATCAGGTAAGGTAGTTAGCATGTGCAGCGAAAAGGATGCTGATTAAATATAGCCAAATATTTCATGGTTTCAATGCTTTGTATGCATACCCGCCGAATGCAAAATCAATTATTATGAACCAGGCTGCAGTAAAAGCATAAGGCTCCTGTTGCGTCGCACACTTGTACGGCAGCAACAATATTCAGCAGGTGCGAAGTTGCAGGCATTTTTTTTCACCTTTATTCAGCTACGGTTTTATACGGTTTAAATCCATGATCTGGTTGACTTTTAGTTTGCCTGGTTCAGGATGAGACACATAACTGCCCGTACTTATTCTGTCTGCCAAACTTTTGGTAATGCCAATGTTATGTTCAGTTTTGCTCGTCGATGTCGATTGCAGAATAAAGTGTTTTATCGTTTGGATTGTAAACCTTCTCAAAGGGAACCAAAAGATTATCCAGTTGATTCGTACTAATATTACTTCTTTGGTCTACCACAAATTCAGTAATGTCTTCAATTTGTTGAATGGAACCTTTTCCGAAGATTTCCAAGTCTTTCCCTTTAATCCTAGTTGAATGGCTCTCCTGGCAAGCTTTTCTCCGTAAGGATTGTGATCTGGATCCCATTGTAGTCTAACCTCTTTGGAATCTAATTCATTTCGCCAAGTTTGAAAACTCGCATATTTCCCTTCTTGATAAGACGAAAAAACTGCTTGTGATAATATCGCTTCAAAATCTGCTTTTTTCAGCCAAAGGGCAAGGACTCTTTCCTGGTTTTCTTTTGATGCCCAGCCGCAGCGAAACATCATCCATAAAAAATTGGGTTTTATCCAAGACATTCGACTATAACTAAAATGAGCTCGTCCGAAATATTGATTTTCTACAGCAAAATCCGCTATTTGATTATTATACGTTGATACACTACAATTGATTCCTCAGCTTGATAAGCTAAAATATGCTGACCATTTTTAGGAAGTTCATTTTCAAGAGTGTGGTATTAGCCTGTTTCTATTTTCATTTGAAAGTTAGAGTACGTTTAAAATTGCCCATAACGGAAAAGTGTTGGCGATGTGGCGGTATTCAGTTTTCCGTCTGCCAAGTGCCGCTGCTGATTAAAGGTACAAAAGCTCATTGTTTCTTGTGTTGCTAAATGGTGGTGAATATAACAGCTTACGTTGAAGCATTTGTGAAGGCATGGCAATAGCGTTTGGTCAGCCGGTACAAATGCTTAATTTAAAAACTGGTGTTGAAGATAATTACAAATGTTTAATAGTGGAATGTCGGCGTGAACAAAAGATGATAAGAATTACTGCTGGACAAGTTTGCTGGTCAAGCCATGCTTTTACAAATGCATTTGTTGTAAGCCGTTTTTTGTCGCAAGTACACGGTCAAAATCTTCTTTACCAAACCAGTTTTCAATTCCTTCTTCAAGATTTGAAAGTCCCCAGCTAGCAAACTGTTTGGCTTTATAAAGATTTTTGATTTCAAAAATTATTGTCATAGCCCACGCAAATCTCATACCTGTTGTTGCAATAGTAACACCAGTTCTTTTTGTCCAGTTTTTATGAAAGTTTTCCATTTCGCTTACGTCAAATTCGTCAAGGATATTTGGCTTCTGCTTAAACAAGTCTATCACTGGAAATGCTTTTTCTTTTATTGACGTTATGATTTTAGTTAGTGTTTCCAAATTTGCGCTTTCTTCATCGGCATAGTCCCACCATTCACCTCTTGCATAATCTGTCAAGCCCATTTTAAATTCATATTGATAAACTTTCAGTTTAGAGAGATCTCGTTTACCGTCATAATCTTTGTCAATTTGTTTTGGATGTATAGCAAAGCCTGCTGAACAACTGCCACCCCATCTACTTGGGTCAATTGTAACTGCAATTAAATAATCTTCTGTTTCTTGAAAATATTCAAAACCTGTCCCTTTAAAATTGTAACGCCGCATTTCGTGTCCAAAAGGTTTTGCTATTTGTTTTTTAAAGTTGGCTGTAGTTATCATGAAGTGTCAAATAAAATGGCTTACAACACAAATATAAAAGTAATACTGCAACATTTTAAAAAATCATATATCATTGAATTTCATCACTGTTGATCCGCCGTTTTGATATTATAGTGTTACTATAATCCACTGTTTATTTTTTTCTCTTCATTATTAAACAAGTACCGATAAATGGTAATACCAACTGATGCGCCGGGAGGCCGGATAAAGCACATCGCTACAGTCGCCATAAGAACGGAACGCACAAGTGAGTGACACAACAGGCGATGCCACAACGTTCTGCTGCCGGTACACATACATCTGCTCTCCTATTCATTAAACCGTATGCATATTATTTGTTGTATAAGCAATAGATTTGACGCCAATAAATACAGACGGGAATGATACGTACAATGCTTACACTGGTCTTTGCCTGCTTATTGCTGATTGCCGCACAGGCACAGCAAACCCTTATAATACCTGGCTTTACGGGCTATGCCACACCGGCTGAAAACGATGAGGCCACAGCAATGTTCGTTGCGCCAAAAGGACTGGTGAACTGGACAAATACCCGCCAGCACATCAGTTACATGGGCATCATGCAGCAAGCGGGTGAGGCAGCACTGTGGCTGCACGTACAGAGCGATAGTGGCGCCGAACTAATCATTACTGCAGCGGGCAAAAAATTTTTGCTTACCGTACCTGCCGGTAAACTGTACAAACGCCTGTACATTGGCAGTATTACAACCGCTGATAGCGGCGCACTTGCTGTAGAGCTTACCTGCAACCGAAAAACGGGTAAAACGATCGCTGCCATACAATCGCTTGAAATGAAAACGGCGCATAGCAACCAGGTTTTTTTCAACATAAAAGAAAGGCGCAACGCGGCATCTGTACACCTGCTATATCCGCTGGCAGACACTGTAAAAGCCACGGCTTTTTACAACGAGCTGCGTGTACCTAAAGGCGCAGACGTTATACACAGCTATTACATGGCCTGTGGTTTTGCCAGGGGCTATTTTGGTATACAGGTAAACGCAGCCAAAGAGCGGCGCGTAATATTTTCTGTCTGGGATGCCGGTGACGAAGCGGCTGACCGCAACAAAGTGGCAGACAGTAACCGCGTACAACTCATTGCCAAAGGCAGCGGTGTTATTACCAACGATTTTGGTAATGAAGGCACCGGCGGCCACAGCCACTGGGTATACAACTGGCATGCAGACAGCACCTATAAATTTCTTGTAACAGCAGTGCCGGACAGTGCCACCAACACTACCACCTATGCGGCTTATTTTTATGCGGCTGACAGCGCAGCATGGAAGTTTATTGCTGCATTTCGTGCGCCAAAAGATGCGCAATATTTACGACACCTGTATTCTTTTACCGAAAATTTCAGTGGTGTGAATGGCCAGTTATACCGCCGCGCTTATTTTGGTAACCAGTGGATACAGGATGAAGCAAGCGGCAACTGGCAGGAACTGACAAAAGCGACTTTCTCCTGCGATGTTACAGGCCGTGCAAAAGACCGGGCAGATTTTGGCGGCGGCGCTGCAGGCAACCAGTTTTATTTGTGGAATGGCGGTTTTAAAAACCCTGATGTAGAATATGGCGACACATTGCTGCGCACGGCCAACGGTGTGCGCACACCTGCAAATGTGTATCATCACCTGGACAGTGTAGCGCAGGCGGCAACAGATCAGCGGTTAATACTCCATGCCATTAAAGCCGGAAAGATAGATACCACAGGCGCTGTACATGGTGTTTATTATACCATACTACAGGAAGGCAACGGCAGACAGGTAGCGCTTTCCGATACTGTGAAAGTATTTTACAAAGGTAGCCTGCTAAGCACCGGCGAGGTGTTTGATTCCACCAAAGAAACACCCGTTGAATTTCCGCTAAACAGGCTCATCAAAGGCTGGCAATATGCTTTGCCAAAATGTAAAGTGGGTGGCAGCATACGGCTTGTCATTCCATCAGGTCTTGCATATAGCGTGCGAAATGTTGCTGCAAATATTCCGCCCAACAGTATCATGGTATTTGATATTGAAGTAGTGGATGCGCGACAGTAAGCCTTATTTTACGCGGTTGTATTTCTTCAGTAATTCTATTACCAGGTTGTGCGGTAAGGCGTAAGCTTTATTGCCGTTGATACCTTCCATTGTTTCCGCCGCAACCATTGCATTAATGATGGCTTCTTCCACTGCCTGTACGGTAGCATCAAAAAGCGGGTTGATCTGGTCGTTGGGTAATTGCTCTACCGCTGTAAATTGCTCCCGGTTAAAAGCTGTTGGGTTGGCCGTGGAAAAAGCGATAAATATATCACCGGAACCATTCTCACCTCTCCCGCCAACAATACCTACACCAAGCGGCACCCTTGCAGCTATTCGCTTTAACTGGTGTGGCAATAGCGGCGCATCCGTAGCCACTACCACTATAATAGAACCATCACCTTCCTGCCGGTAAGATGGAGCTGCTTTAAATTCATAGTTGAGTGTGTCCTTTAATTCTTTACCTGCAGGCACACCCGCAATGGTTAAATTCTTTTTACTGCCAAAGTTGGATTGTACCAAAACACCTATGGTGTATGTTGAGTCCTGTATTTTCACCACCCTTGAAGCCGTTCCTGTACCGCCTTTAAAACCAAGACACATCATCCCTGTACCGCCACCAACATTTCCTTCTTCTAAGTAACCGCTCTTAGCACTGTCCAGCGCTTCATATGCGTTGCTTTCTTTTACGTGAAAACCATAAATGTCATTCAGAAATCCATCATAAGTTTCAGCCACAACGGGGTAAGTGTACCAAAAGTCTTCTTTGTACCAGCCTGTTCTTACAAACCATTTTAGTACTGCATCTCTTACTACGCCAACACTGTTGGTATTGGTGATCATGATTGGCGTTTCCAGAAAACCGGATTCTGTTATCCAGGTGGTACCGGTCATTTCTCCATTGCCATTCAATGAATACCAGTTTGCATAAACAGGATTATTATTGCGGCCACGTGGCAAGATTGCCGTAACGCCTGTTCTTACAGGCCCCTGCTCTCTTACATTTTTACCGGAGCCGCGGATGATGGTGCTGTAGCCAACTTCCACACCTTTTACATCTGTTATGGCATTGTATTTACCGGGAGTTCCATTGAATGGTATGCCGATATCTCTTGCTCTTGGTTTTTGTGCCTGTACCTGGCAAAACAACAACAGTAGAATATTTACTAACAAGTATTTCATTTTATTATACGCTTTAGAATGTTGAGAAAGATGCTCCGAAGGTGCGTAAAAATTGGTAGTGTATGTATTAATAGCAATTTTTCATGAATAGAATACTTAAGTCGGGTGAAGTGGAAACAAAAAAATACCGCCTTTCGGCGGTATGCTGTAGTCTTTCTTAAATGATTTAAAGTTTTATAAATTTTTTGGTATACTGCTCTTTGCCGGCCGTTACCTGGATAAAATAAGTACCTGCTTTCAAATGATTGACCGGTAAGTTAATAACCGGTTTTGCTGCTGTTGTTTGTTGTTGCAACACTTTACCAGTGTTGTCCAGCAAACGCCAGATAATATTACCTGTACCAAAACCATGATCAATATTTACTACATCTTTTGCAGGGTTAGGATAAATTCTTACCGGCTTACCTATAGGAGT encodes the following:
- a CDS encoding aminotransferase class III-fold pyridoxal phosphate-dependent enzyme, yielding MSDTTGDAIFSKAGYKKIKNDKPFDMSTINLVTPVPGPKSLAMLERRKNALPAGLAKSTEVVVDKAEGGIVWDVDGNTLLDFAGGIGMINVGHRPEQITNAIKAQVDKYIHTCSLVTTFEPYIELAEMLNRLTPGDFPKKTLLCNTGTEAVENAVMLAKYYTKRPAVICFEGAYHGRSMLTLSLTSKYSLFKKGFGSFASDVYRLPVPNLYRTPAGMSEQEYLSWCINNLEHAFIAQVEPESVAAIIIEPVLGEGGFIQMPAPFMRKIRELCDKYGIVMIADEIQSGSGRTGQLFAIEHTGVVPDVITVAKSLGAGMPISAVVGKAAIMDCTHLGGVGGTYGGSPVAAAAAIEALKILSSQEFLDRATHVGHLIQNVIDSWVSKYAYVGTTRSTGAMSIVEFAKDKNTKEPDMELPLEVLKDAVAHGIILIRAGLYSNCIRLLPPIAMTDDQLLEGLQVLEDAIQRAHEKRGK
- a CDS encoding GNAT family N-acetyltransferase, giving the protein MEVKIAGTAADISKCWDVLLVLRPHLEKEKFVDTVLEMMSEGYQLAYIEEDGKAASAIGFRYQQFLYIGKHFYIDDLVSLPETRGKGYAGRLLDYVHDLAREKGYRYVALDSGHHRFNAHRLYLNKGYNITAHHFVKQL
- a CDS encoding amidohydrolase, which encodes MADIIVYNSNILTQDKLLPLAQAFAVAGGKFIAVGNNEPVLALQQPHTKLVDAANRTVLPGFTDAHIHIWKVGNLKTFLLDVRGVTSIAALQDKLSDFIKNNPGNGWIQARGFNEANMQEKRLPVKEDLDAVSEDRPVWLIRTCAHIGIANSKAIALSGIDATTHIPAGGEMRTGNDGKPNGIFTETALGLIANKIPPYTADDYAVMIRAAEKEMLQYGITAATDPAVMSDLLECYHTMHNHGQLKIRINALPVRVPDGSETSLPIPARFLSDQLQVHTVKFFADGGLSGMTAAMTQPYQNSTSYGVLRLTPDFFYPLAKEAAGKGFGIATHAIGDKAIDVVLEVYAQIRTAYPEILLRIEHLGLPSGAQLALMKKLNVHCVSQSIFLKELGKNFALYLEAERLNRIYPYRRVLDAGITLALSSDAPVVKDFNPVTGIRAALCRKDAEGNTIGPREAITQNEALYAYTMGGAIANGTSDFNGSISVGKVADFIVLNRLIRSDEDFATENDLHVSATFINGVEVFSR
- a CDS encoding TCR/Tet family MFS transporter: MQTTNKKAAIGFIFITLLIDVMGWGLIIPVMADLVAQLKNIPVNIASNYGAALLSAFAVTQFLFSPVIGNLSDRFGRRPVLLISLLGFGIDYIILAIAPAYEWLFIGRIIAGITGASFTTATAYIADVSTNETERAKNFGLIGAAFGLGFVLGPALGGLLANWGIRAPFYAAATLCLLNCIYGYFFLPESLSPENRRSFDWKRANPFGSLKFLTRHPEIGGLAIGFFLIYLGAQSIQANWNFFTIYRFGWSEKMVGISLAVVGVLVGGVQAGLTRVVNPKIGNEKSIYLGLTLYTIGLVLFAFASQSWMMFVFLIPYCLGGICGPSLQSVIAGHVSPNQQGELQGALTSLMSLTTIIGPPLMTMTFSYFTTKEAPFYFPGMHFLIGASCMLLSIVIIYKVLTKEKKAHPELRNVIAGSGSEAQGFQGH
- a CDS encoding DUF1330 domain-containing protein encodes the protein MIYITQLIYIHPGQQEVFDRFEAVAIPLIATYNGRLLFRVRPGAEDYIENSMEQPYEIHLVSFESEQDFTRFMHDETRKNFLHLKEQSIKAAILIKGTTL
- a CDS encoding helix-turn-helix domain-containing protein; its protein translation is MAAVVKIDTVTKYNEMRGVPTLHPLVSVIDLSAAKPMPVATFNFGVYAVYLKEFKCGLLRYGRGHYDYQQGTLVFVAPGQILGVEPKATPYETKGWALIFHPDLLVNTPLGKHIHAYSFFSYHVNEALHLSDKEAVIIVDCLKKIAYELEQAIDKHSRALITANIELLLQYCVRFYDRQFITRDNVNKGVLESFEQLLRDYYASNKPQQLGLPSVAYCAGELHLSPNYFGDLVKKETGKTAQEYIQHTIIDLAKERVFDAGKSVSQVAYELGFKYPQHFTRLFRQKVGVTPNEYRNMN